From the Erythrolamprus reginae isolate rEryReg1 chromosome Z, rEryReg1.hap1, whole genome shotgun sequence genome, one window contains:
- the COMMD3 gene encoding COMM domain-containing protein 3 isoform X1, with the protein MELSEPVQSGLQILADPGSFSLRAFQALLQAAFQSLLSGRAEEAVFDYPDLENIEPAILKYCHAATTTCIIEAGKQKADQSIISTYLEDCKLDRERIEKFCTEYQKHKDTLEIILGSIGRCPLHITDVCWRLEYQIKTNQLHKNYRPAYLMTLKVENNDARAHQDLNFSCSMEQLQDLVGKLKDAAKSLERTTQL; encoded by the exons ATGGAGCTTTCGGAGCCCGTGCAAAGCGGCTTACAGATCCTGGCTGATCCGGGTAGCTTCTCGCTCCGAGCTTTCCAGGCTCTGCTCCAGGCTGCCTTCCAGAGCTTGCTCAGCGGACGGGCCGAGGAGGCCGTTTTCG attACCCAGATTTGGAAAATATTGAACCAGCAATATTAAAATACTGCCATGCAGCAACTACCACTTGTATAATAGAAGCTGGAAAGCAAAAAGCTGACCAATCTATTATAAG TACCTATTTGGAAGACTGTAAACTTGACAgagaaagaattgaaaaattttgCACTGAATATCAG AAACATAAGGATACCTTGGAAATCATATTAGGAAG TATAGGCAGATGTCCACTACATATAACTGATGTTTGTTGGCGTTTGGAATATCAAATAAAG ACTAATCAACTTCATAAAAACTATCGCCCTGCCTATTTGATGACCTTAAAAGTAGAG AATAATGATGCAAGAGCTCATCAGGACTTAAATTTTAGTTGTTCTATGGAGCAATTGCAG GATTTAGTGGGAAAGTTAAAAGATGCAGCTAAAAGTCTAGAAAGAACAACTCAACTATAA
- the COMMD3 gene encoding COMM domain-containing protein 3 isoform X2, producing MQGRLSLIYGLKAKTKPLSRKQAEREDYPDLENIEPAILKYCHAATTTCIIEAGKQKADQSIISTYLEDCKLDRERIEKFCTEYQKHKDTLEIILGSIGRCPLHITDVCWRLEYQIKTNQLHKNYRPAYLMTLKVENNDARAHQDLNFSCSMEQLQDLVGKLKDAAKSLERTTQL from the exons ATGCAAGGGCGCCTCTCGCTTATTTACGGCCTAAAAGCGAAGACGAAGCCTCTCTCCCGAAAGCAGGCCGAGAGAGAAG attACCCAGATTTGGAAAATATTGAACCAGCAATATTAAAATACTGCCATGCAGCAACTACCACTTGTATAATAGAAGCTGGAAAGCAAAAAGCTGACCAATCTATTATAAG TACCTATTTGGAAGACTGTAAACTTGACAgagaaagaattgaaaaattttgCACTGAATATCAG AAACATAAGGATACCTTGGAAATCATATTAGGAAG TATAGGCAGATGTCCACTACATATAACTGATGTTTGTTGGCGTTTGGAATATCAAATAAAG ACTAATCAACTTCATAAAAACTATCGCCCTGCCTATTTGATGACCTTAAAAGTAGAG AATAATGATGCAAGAGCTCATCAGGACTTAAATTTTAGTTGTTCTATGGAGCAATTGCAG GATTTAGTGGGAAAGTTAAAAGATGCAGCTAAAAGTCTAGAAAGAACAACTCAACTATAA